The DNA sequence AGCCCAGGGCACCACAGGCGCAGGTTTCAGTGAGACCGTATCCGATGATCATCGGCGCAATAACATGGGATATAACGTGCTTCGTCCCCTCAGCGATTCCGCTTGCACCATTCACGGTGAATCGGACCCGTCCACCAGCCAAATCTCTGACCTTGCCAAAGATGATCTTATCAAAAATGTTGGCTCCCGGCAATCTGTATCTCGACATAAAACTCTTAAAGTTCAAGGCCGCCCAAAAGGCATTCTTGAGTAGAGCACTAGCCTCCAGTTTCGCGTTGATGCCCTTTCGGATGGTTTCCCAAACTTGCGGAACGCCCATCATAATGGTAGGTCCTAGTTCCTTCATGTCTCCTGCACAGTTTCTGGTTGATGCATCAGACAATGTCCTCGAACTGCCATAGCCGAGAGTGCCGCCGATGAAAATGGCCAGGTTCTCGACGGTCAACTCGAAAATATGGGCAAGTGGTAGATAGCAGAGTAGAGTATCGCGATAACTGACAACTTCATCCACGGAAGTGTAAATACCGGCAACTAAACGATAGAATGTCAGCAAATTCCATTTACTTACCCGCGAAAAAGATGAAAAGTTAGGTCGCAAGGGGGTAGCGTACCTCCTGCAACAAGGACCTCGTGCGTGATACAAGCACCCTTCGGGGGGCCAGCAGAACCCGAAGTATACATGATGCAAAACAAATCAGTCGGCTTAGCTGGTACAGGCTCAACCATGTTGTTCTCTCCCAGACTTCGCAACTGCTCAACAGTCAAGACCTTGAACTCTGGGTTGGCAGCCGCAAAGTTCTCCATGTCGTTTGGATGTCCGAAGATGCAGGCATCGTTGACAATAACAGTCTTTACGTTGGACTTTTTCAAAGGGTTCGTAGCGATCTTGAGAAGGTGAgggtcgatgaagatggcgtcgGATTGGGTCTGCACGAGAGTGTGTTGGAATCCCTCTTCTCCGAGGGTGTCGTAGGCCgtgacgatggagatggactGAGAAGCGCAAGCATGCGACATGGCGAGCCAATTCATACTGCAGAAAATAATCAGATCCATGAACTAAACCAAGTACAAATGATAGTAGAAAACAACAAAACCCATACCTTGTCGCACCAAAGAAGTGCAGCTTCTGGACCGGCGACAAGCCCAGCTTCCGCAGCCCAGAACCCAACTGCAGCACAAGCGTCTCATACTCCTTGAAAGAAATGAACGAATACCCAGAGAGCTCAAAGTACTGCCacttcttctcaacctctTTAGTCTGCCCATCAaccttcttctgcttcaccgtcttgacctcttcaTGAAGCTCAATCAGCTTCCTCGACCCGATACCTCCGCGGTCGGGGTACACGCGCGCGCTACGCTGAACAATGTCAAAAACGGTATTAATACCCTCTGCAGGTCGCGCGATGAGGCCATCTTTCGCTTTGgggtgtcgtcgaggaatAGTCTCGCCGGGGACCTTTTCGCATCCGGGCGACTCGATGGTGAAAGGCGGCTTGTGAACCTGATGTAGGGGTAGCACACCCGTTGGGTAAGGGACGTTGTGCGTATCCATCGTGGAAGGATATGATTGGACAGACTAGCCTATGTCAAGCGTCTGCAGGTCGAGTGGTAGCGACAACGGTTACAGTAGCCGGCACATGCAAAGCAGCACGAAGCGACAGCCATCCCAGAGATATATCCTCTCGGGAAGCAGCAACGTCATCTCTTTTTATCTTGTGCTTAACACGTGTGTCCCCATGGGCCCTGGGTGCCTCGGCTTTGCCACTACAGGGGATCCCGGACAGAAAACGGTCCCTGTGGGTAACATCAGGTGCCAACAGTTGCAGAAGGCCCGTCTCCATTCTCACCTAATCCCGACTCGAGCCCCGTTGTTTATCGTTTGTGCAGAGGCATTTCTAAGCGCAGTCACGGGCTGTACGATCCATCCGGTTTCCGCGGGAAGTACGGATGCACACGGAGTACATACTTGAACGGATATGCAGCTACTCCGTACAAGGGAGGTGTTGCGATCCAATCGCAAAATCAGATCCCATCTCAGCCAAGAGCTTCAGCCTCAACTGAACGCAAGCAGCTGACCAACAACGCGCAAGTAGTGACGCCAAACAAAAGGTGCTGACATGCGGATCCGGAGTTTTGCATCGGGAAACAGTTGAGATTCTGGGGATTTATCCCCTGCAAGTTCAAATCAGCACCCCGACGTCAGATCTGACAACGCCGCCTTGAGGAGCTAACAAGCTCTTTCTAGGCACGAGAGAACCTTATATCAACAGCTCATGACGTCGTTTATGTTCACATGCTTGTTTTGAGCGGCATTGAACGAAAAAATGTCACGAGCCTTTCGTTTCCGCGGCGCTCAGACGGGAAATTTTAGGAAATGACATGGAAACGCCAAGATTGTCCCCTGGACTGTCAGGCCAGCTAAGTGGATAGCGCCTCAAAGCCACTGCTGGCATGGCTGCGTCTGGAGGACAGTctaaaagggaaaaaagaaattcaCTGCATCTTGAGAACAAGGCATCATTTCCGACGGTGCATTCACCGAGTAGCTTACGACTCTGGCCACGTATAACACAACCTACTCCAGAGCATGAAGACACGAGACAACTTGGCCCAACTTGCATGTGATACtgacaaggaaaagaaaagccCCACCAAACTAAAATAGCAAGAGCCGACATGGATCAAGAGGTCATTCCAACGATTGAGGCTCATGGTGTCTGTCACTGATCAAAGGCCCTGGGAGGTTTTGTTAAGCCCCATAATAACTCCCGTCAGCCAATCACAGACAGGCGCGCAAACCTGAGGCTCCAAGCACGAATTGCCCATTTCCTTAGTAATTCGCAACCTCAGGCAGAACAATTTGATCTCatttcatctcatctccaacaaaaACACGGCATGAAGAAATCGATAGCCTGCGGCGCATGTCGTTCCTCCAAGCGTAAAGTACCATGCGACAGCCTCTCTCCAATCCTttccaatctccttggctgaTGGCGCCGTAGTGCATCCACTCGGGCGGGCCACCCTGCAGTCGATGCCGCGACCGCGGCGATGAGTGCATCTTCCCTCCCAAGGGcacctccttcatcttccgACGGAGTCGTCTTGAGCGTCATGGACGTGAGCATGAGAGTGCTTCACAGCTGGCCGTCAGGGGCCAGGCCCGCTCGGAAGAGTGGCTGGCTGCCCGGTCAAAGACGTTGGCTGCGGTGGACGCCTTCGAGTTTCTAAccgacgaggtcaagaacaGCTATCTACGGTGTTCCTACAAGTGGTCTTTTCACCATATCCCCAATCTTCTCATAGGGATACGTGAGAAGACGCTCGATCCTCTGCTTGTTTGGGCTATGCTGGCAATCACGGTGAGGTGCGCTCTCAATGCCCCAATCACTTGTCCCTCACTCACCGCGTCAATACAGATTCTCCCAGGCCGCTCCTCCAGGGTACTCTAGCCaggtcgaggccagcaaCACATTTGCTACTCATGCCCGATCAATGGTGTTGTCATTAGTCGACCAACCGACTGTCCATCGAGCCCAGGTCCTCCTCATGCTGACCGGCCATTCCTGGGGCGCCGGTGAGGGCAGACGGGCGTGGGTATACCTAGGCATGGCCGTCAGAATGGCTCAGGTCTTAGGTCTATTTGAAGAGCCGACATCCGTAACGACTCGCGACGACttcatcgccgccgaggagagacGACGCACAGCATGGACCTGCTTCCTAATGGACAGCCTTCTCAGCGGAGGTAAAGGCCGAGATAGGATGCTCTCGGCCGACAAGATGCGGATACAACTTCCCTGCGAATCCGACAGCTTCAACTTTGGAGAGCTAGTCATCTGCGAGAGGCTAGACGGCTCATTGCCCGAAGGACCCCGGCTGGGCGAGCAAGGGaacctcggcatcgtcgcATATAGCATGAGGGTCGCTGATATATGGGGTGCCGTTGCGAAATGGGCCTGCACACCACATGACAACAATCAACCACCCTGGCAGCCTCAATCCGACTTTCAGTACCTGCTCTCGCGGCTAAATGTGTGGAAGGACTCGTTGCCCAAGCGGTTACAGTATGAGCTGTTCCTGTTAAGGGCCCATAGTGTGTCCAACCAGGGTCAGGCGTACTGCTACATGCACTGCATCTACTTCATGAGCGTCATCTTCCTCTATCGGTCATATCTCCCCGAAGTGGAGATGCAAAAGGCGAGAGTAGGCGACCAAGAGTGGGATCAATGGTCAGCATGGTCGAGCAAGGAGTTAGTCGAGGTAGCCGAGCAGGTCTGCGAGATGCTCCAGGAGATGCGTGCCTTTGGCCTCTACTTTCTACGGGGTCTGGTTCCGTGGATTGGCTTTACCATCTACACGGCAGTAGGGACGATGCTGTATTTCTACCACTTCCCCAATCCCGGCGATACACCACATCAGATTGAGCGGAGGCGCGAGCACATCGTTGAGGGATTGCTGTTTCTCAAGGATATGCGACAAGCGTGGCCTATGGCAGATACCTGGGTGAGTTCTCCCTCTCAAACTCTGGCACACTTCCACTAACATCAACCCCAGCGAGAAAAGATCAAAGCGATGCAAATATTTTACACCAACATCAAAGCCGAAGGAGACCAAGCAGTAACACCAggcgagaggagagaaaTGCGAAACGCAATCATCGACTACGGAGCCCTACAGCCCGACCCCGTCCGACAACCCGACGCCGAGAGCAACGACGAGCAGGTGGGTTCATCCTCCGAAGCCTTTACGCAGCTGCCAACAAGACCCAAGAGCGCAACAGACGGCGAAAACGACGCTGCCCCTACTGCCGTGGACTTTGCGCCAGATCAGCTCAACTTTATCGCACCAGCCGACATTGACCTGTTTGACACCAACTTTGAGTTTGGAAGCAACATGCACGCGACATTTGCGGATACAACGCAGGGCTTCTGGGAGAGCTTCCCGGGAAGCATGGACATCCAAGGCGACATGGGAGGCGAGTAGAGAGGGCATTCTTCCCGACCGAGTTCAAAAGTCCAGCATGCCAAGCTGCGGGTACACGTTTGGATAAAAAGAGAGGGCGGAATTGAAGCTGGATAACCCGACGTGCAAGGCAATTGAATGGAGTCAAGTAGAAGCACGACATTGGTCAGTCAGAGGCAAAGATCTGCAACTCTGCTGGCGCTAATCGTAAGACGAATCCCCTCTCCCCCCCCGCGTTTCCTGGCAAAGGTGAATTCAGGCTAAATGCCGTGACACGAACGAGGCGCCGTCCTCGGGGAGGATAAGTATTGAGTGATGGGGGTTGTCATGAAGATGAACGTGGGGTGATACTGACAATTGAACTCTTgtctctcttgtctctctcaCCTTTCCTTCAGCTCTCAGTCActcgtcaagatgcctctCGTCAGAAACCCCATCCTCCCCGGGTTCAACCCCGACCCCTCAATCCTCAGAGTCGGCTCCGACTACTACGTAGCAACATCGACATTCGAGTGGTTCCCCGGAGTCCAGATCCACCACTCCAAAGATCTCGCAAACTGGACATTGGCAGTCCGTCCTCTCACCCGCAAGAGCCAGCTCGACATGCGCGGCGACCCAGACAGCTGCGGTGTCTGGGCTCCCTGTCTCACTCATGATGGTGAAAAGTTCTGGCTCGTTTACACGGATGTGAAGCGGAAGGATGGGTCTTTCAAGGATACGCACAACTACATCATCAGTGCTCCGGCTATTGAAGGACCATGGTCTGATCCCATTTATGCCAACTCGTCTGGCTTTGATCCTTCACTGTTTCACGACGAGGATGGTCGCAAGTGGTTCAGCAACATGACATGGGACCACCGGGCTCGTCCCCTCCTGTTCGCCGGCATCATGCTTCAAGAGTTTGACCCAAAAGCAGGCAAACTCGTCGGCCCACGGAAGAATGTCTACCAGGGAACAGACCTCAAGTTCGTCGAGGGACCTCACATGTACAAGCGCAACGGGTGGTATTACATGTTGACAGCCGAAGGAGGAACGGGATACAACCACGCCGTCACGCTTGCACGGTCTCGAAACATCTGGGGTCCTTATGAGGATCATCCTCAGAAGCATATTCTCACGTCCAAGGACACTCCCAACGTCGCGCTGCAGAGGGCTGGACACGGCGATATCGTGGATACGCCTGACGGCAAGACTTATATCGTGCATCTCACTGGACGGCCGATTGGTCAGAAGCGTCGGTGCGTGTTGGGACGAGAGACGGGAATCCAAGAAGCATACTGGGGTGACGACGACTGGCTCTACGTGAAGAATGGGCCAGTCCCGAGCCTCTTCGTTGACCTCCCCGCCGCACGAGATGACACAGCATACTGGGCTGAGCAGCGATACACGTTTGAGAACGGTCTTCACCAAGACTTTCAGTGGCTGCGAacaccagagccagagcgCATCTTCTCGGTGAACGACGGAAAGCTCACTTTGATCGGTCGCGAGTCAATCGGATCATGGTTTGAACAGTCTCTAGTGGCAAGGCGACAGACGCATTTCTCTTGTGACGCCGAGACTGTCATCGACTTTTCCCCAGAGGACGAGCGCCAATTTGCAGGACTTACAGCCTACTACTCTCGCTACAACTTCTTCTACCTCACCGTCACAGCCCACTCAGACGGCCAGAGAGAGCTTTCCATCATGAGCTCAGAAGACTCATCTCCCCTCGGTAAGCTCGAACCTCAAAAGGCAGAACCGGTAAAACTCCCCAACGAGGGCAAGGTGAAGCTGGGTCTATCCATTCGCATGAGCAAGCTCCAATTCTACTACGCCCTCGAGGGTGACGAACTGAAAGATTATGGTCCCGTTCTGGATGCTTCGATCCTATCGGATGAGTGCGGTGGACATGTAGGAGATGGGAGCTTCACTGGTTCATTCCTAGGAGTGGCGTGCTCGGACTTGAATGGACTTGGGATAGAGGCCAAGTTTGACTACTTTGTGTACCGACCTGTCCACCACGAGTTGGACCGCTACGAGATATAGACATTTATACATGAACATGGTGGCACGAGGAGAACAGCATGAAATCATTTAATGGCATTTGTTAAGGTATCTATGAGTACAGAATCGAAAACGGCTCCAGGTGCATTCCCCGCCACTCAATGGCATGTCTAGCACTTCTTAAGACCAaaggcctccttggcaaggtTCAGAGCGTCGAGGCGAGGCTGCTCAGGCGTGACATCCACACATTTCATGTACAGCAAGAAACCCTCGTCGATATCCCTTCGCAGAGCCTCGCGCACGTCGGGCTTGCACTGGGTCGTCAGGAACCAAGGACCAGAGGCAAAGTTGTActtgtcgtcgacgacgtcgtcgaggagggcgttgagGGTGCTGTTGGAGAGACCGTCCACACTCTTGATGTCGGCGTacttgtccttgagctcgggaATGCTCTGGGCGTACTTGAGGTTCCACTGCGCCATCTGCATGTTTGCGGTACCTTGGCCAGGTCGTCCGGGGCTCTTGTTGCGCTTGTACTGAAAGTCGACAGACTCAAAGGCCATGAGAGAAAGAATGGcggccatctccttgacgtcgtAGATGCCGTAGTCGTAGAAGcccttggtgatgaaggGGGCGGCCTGCTTGGCGGTGCGGCACTCGTCGTTCTTGGGGTCGCACTTGACAGACTTGGGGGCTGCGTGCTCGATGATGGGGGCGGCGTAGAGGGGGCTGGCGAGTGAGAGGTTGGCGAAGCCGAGAAGGGCGGCGGCCGAGAGGGAAAGGAACTTCatcttgttgttcttgggAGAGTATGGGTGTGtgtatgtgtgtgtgtaCGTTGACGCACGGGTATATGAGTGTATGAGAGGAAAAGACAGAATGGAAATGTGCTGAGGACGTCGATCAACGGGTCGTCAGACAGTGTTTATAAGACGCTCTGAACAAAGAGAGTGATCAATGACAAACAGACACAGCCTGAACGTGGAGAAAGGTGAACAATGCAGGCTCAGCCGCGAACAAGTAAAGGACAGGGAATGTAAGCGGGAACAgacaaggaagagagagaatgGATCCCCGTTGTAAGGCTGGGGGGCTGTACGTCTGACAGAGcaggagaaaaaaaagagatgCCGATCAAAATCAGCCAGACATCGAGCCAAGCCTGACTCTTTATGCCACCCGAAACCCCCTGAGTCAATTGATCAGAAGGCAACAAAATGTTTCAAAACTCTCCTATCCCAACGGCACAAACGGCACGGCAGAGGCTCTCGAGAGAAGCAGCTGAAGCGTCACTCACAACCAATGGCGTCTCTCAATCGCGGGTCAAGAAACACATAGTGAAACGCACCCTGCTGCTGTAGCCCGAGAAGGAAAACGAATCAGTCTTAGCGCTTACTGAGGGGGGCAAAAGCTTTCTTGTGACCCCCCTTGAAATCCTTCAAGCAGGCTCCCGATATTGCAGGGGGAATCTCGAAAAGTCCGAGTTTCAAAGAGTCCGAACATGTCAGATTAACCTATTAACATGCTTCAACTCGAAATATCAAGACCTTGGGTTGCAATAAGCGCGCGTGGCCGCAGAATGTGAGGCCCCCAGCCCTGTTGGGTACTGtacccagcccagcccagcccagcctaAGCGCGTGACAAACCTCGGCTAAGAATGCACGCAGCCTTATTTTTTAGGATACACCGCCACAAGTTAATCTGTGCCTGCGCCTCAGATTTGGCCTCCGCAGATCTATACTTGGGACACATGCAACCTCGCGTAATCGTTGCCATTTTGAGATCTCACTGCCCTTGACATCACAGCCTGACATTTTAAATCCACAGGCCCTTACAGTAAACCAGGGCCTGACATCTTGAACAGGGTTTCACATAAGCTGCCAAGACGAACCAAAAGACAAAAAGTCCAAAATACAAAAGGAAATCAATATTAGCGTCGGTGATATCACTAAGCAATCTCAACCCCCATGGTATAATCCCAACCCCCCAAACATTCcctaaaaaaaaaaaacactTCATCACATTACTCTCCATCCCACGTAACCTTCATAGAGGTAGGGAAAGGCCAGATGCTTCCCCAGTCCTCAGTCATGTACACGTAGAATCCACCAGGCCTGGGAACCTTCTTCAGCTCTCCCTGAGCACCGGGAACCCGGCGGAGTCCCTTCTTCCGGAACAGGGCGCGGAACAGCTCCGTGAGTGCCACCTGGCTGATGTTTCGGCCGAGGCACTCGTGGGGTCCGGTTCCGTAGTGGATGTACGACTCGAGAGGTCGCCGAGGGTCTACGACTTCCGGGTTGGGGAACACGTTGGGGTCCTTGGCCGCTGACACGAAAGAGACAAAGACGCGGTCGCctgccttgacctcgactcTCTCGCCGTTGTCTTCCTCGATCACGTCGGCAGACTCAGCCTTGCGGTAGAGACCAAACGTGCCGGCCATTCTGATACCCTCCATGGCGTAACCCAGAAGGAGGGCGTCAGTCTCCTCACCGGTCTCGAGAGCGGCAATACGATGCAGCTCAGGACGGTACTTTTCACCCGCAGGCGAAAGATACCAATCCAGAGTTTGAGCAAACTACCGCAACGTTAGCAATCATTCCCTTCACACACAAACAGAATCACTCACCACCTGAGCCTGGTTGGGAACCATGGCTCCAGCCGTAGGAAGAATCTGGCTCCACACAATGTCCTCAGtgctcagcccagccctcTTAAGccccttggccatgttgactCCATACGCAGCCAGAGGATCATCCTTGTTCGCCTTGCCCGTGAACAGACCCTTCATTCCAATACCGTTGGACAGCTTGACGTTcatctcgacaaccttgccCAGCGCCTGCGCAACCTCTCGAGCGCCCTGCCTCAACGGGAACGACTTGGCAGGATCAATGTCGAAAAAGATACAGACAAAAATGACGGCGAGGATCTTGTAAAGCTCCTGCTCGGAAAAGAGTCCCTTGGggttctccttggtcttgagcgGCAGGTTAAACATGCGCGACACGAAATGCGTGTGCGCGAGGTTACCCACGTCCCGCACAACGTCGACCTGCGTCTTGCCCGCGAGCTTGTACGACTTTTCCGCCAGGAGTTTCTCGGCAATCATAGAGTAGAACGACTTGATGGCGCTCTTCCACGTGTCGTTGTACAGCAGCGCGCCCATGCACTTGCGCTGCTGGGCAAAGAAGGCGCCGTCTCCAGACAGCATGAAGCGGCGTCCGCCCTCGCCCATAAGGTGCCCAAGACCCTCGTCCCAGCACACCTTGTAGATCTCCTGGTTCTCCAGGATGTACTTGGCGGCGTTGTAGCCGACAATGTTGATGCGGGTGGGAGTAAAGCTAGGCCGGTCAAAGTCGAAGCGGTCCGCGCGCTTAAGATCCGTCAAGATCTTGCGGTTCTCGGAGGGAATCACCATGGGGTAGTGAGCATAGACCGAGTTGCCCGTAAAGTGCTGAGGGAAAGCCCGGATGAAGAGCTTGTAAAAGACACAGCcgtggttgatgttgagatcATAGTCAACCTCCTTGTAACCCCAGTTGGTCAGGTTACGAGGATGGTAGTCAGTCGTGTAGTACCGATCACCACGAACAAGGGCAACGGCATCAGACAAGACGACACGAGAGATGGTGTAAGTCGGAGCAATACCGACACCAGGAACCATAGgtgtcttggcctcctcagcaACGATACCAGGATACAGCTCGACATAGTCGGGGTGCTGGTACAGGTTCCTCAGAGACTCGGCAATCTCAGGATCAGAGTTGATCTCCTCAAAGGTATCATAAGCCTTGAGACCAAAGTGCTTACGGAACTCGTTCAGACCAGCCAAGTTCCACTTGCGACCACGGATAATACCAAGCATCTCGACAGGCTTCATGATGCGAGGAACGTTGCGACCGCCAAAGGCACCACCAGGCTGCTCAATAGCAGTAGCAAGAGCATCGACAAGCTCATTGTCGTTAAacttgccatccttgccaCGCTTAAAGCCACCAAAGGTGCGCTCAGCAGGATCCTGAGGAACAGACATCTCAAACTTCTTgagcgccatcatcaaggcacGCATGTCCATGGCGCCATAGTTGTCGCCCAGGAGCTGAACATAAAAGTCCTGGATCCACTTGTCATCCATCTCGGAGATGCAAGAGTGCCAGCGGTAGCAGAGGTTGAACTCGGCAGACACGACGTTGCCAGTACCAGACTCGGAGCCCTCCTTGGTACCGACCGAGACACCCATCTCCTGACGAGGATCAAGAGTCCATGTGGTATCAACACGGTTAAGGTTGATAATGTTGCGAACATAGTCAATGAGGGTAATGTTGATGTACAAACCCGACGTGACAAGACGAGCAGTCTCAAAAAGCTCCTCATCACGCTTCTTCcaagccgcagccgcagcctcaGGATCAAGGTTAGGAGCCGGCTTGGAGAAGCGACCGCCCTCATTAATGTCAGCGAGGTTAGTCGCGACGTGGTTGTGGAATCGGTTAAacatgatgaggatgatgcagaCACCAGGAGGGTTTCCGATCAGACGCTTGTCGGCAAACGTGTCAGGCTTGAGCAGACCATCCTCAAATGTTCGGATCGAGTCGCGAGCTTCAACGGTGCTACCGTAGAGGGGAGAGAGGTCGAGATACGACGACGAGTCGTTCTGgttggggtccttgaggTTGGTCCAGAACAAGTCTGTTCAGTCAGTAATTGCCAACTAAAAGTCGAGTATGGCACATACcgtggatgatgatggtggccCAGTACCACAGAATGCTCGACACATTGTTGGggttcttcttgaagccatcacgaGCCATGACAGACTCAAACACAGCCTCAGGATCAGGCTGAGCACCAAGCGACATGCCCTTGGGACGAACAGATCGCGAATAAGGAGTCTTGGCGGCGCCAAGCTTGGGCATATAAGGGTTCTACCACTATTAGCAACTCAATTGAGACCTAGAAAGTGTGTATCCTCACGTTGAGAGATCCATCCGGCTGGCGGAAGCGGTACTGGTCACCCATGTACAGCATCGGCGGGTGATCGAGAGAGTTCCAGAGCTTGTCGATGAAGCTGTTGGTGAGAACCTCTTGAACCTTGGAGTGGTCATTCAGACTGGCGACGAGCTGGATGGTCCTCTCCATGATCATGGTCTTGTCATCTTGCTGAgtctcgcccttggc is a window from the Fusarium keratoplasticum isolate Fu6.1 chromosome 5, whole genome shotgun sequence genome containing:
- a CDS encoding AMP-binding domain-containing protein → MDTHNVPYPTGVLPLHQVHKPPFTIESPGCEKVPGETIPRRHPKAKDGLIARPAEGINTVFDIVQRSARVYPDRGGIGSRKLIELHEEVKTVKQKKVDGQTKEVEKKWQYFELSGYSFISFKEYETLVLQLGSGLRKLGLSPVQKLHFFGATSMNWLAMSHACASQSISIVTAYDTLGEEGFQHTLVQTQSDAIFIDPHLLKIATNPLKKSNVKTVIVNDACIFGHPNDMENFAAANPEFKVLTVEQLRSLGENNMVEPVPAKPTDLFCIMYTSGSAGPPKGACITHEVLVAGVAGIYTSVDEVVSYRDTLLCYLPLAHIFELTVENLAIFIGGTLGYGSSRTLSDASTRNCAGDMKELGPTIMMGVPQVWETIRKGINAKLEASALLKNAFWAALNFKSFMSRYRLPGANIFDKIIFGKVRDLAGGRVRFTVNGASGIAEGTKHVISHVIAPMIIGYGLTETCACGALGSPLEFALDTLGPVAGSLEIKLVSVPEFGYSTDAKVPQGEIWARGTSLMKGYYNNPEETEKAITPDGWFKTGDVGEFDADGHLRVIDRIKNLIKLQGGEYIALEKLESIYRGARTVMNVMVHADPAHSRPIAVIMPEVKALMSIAEGLGVDEHDMYHDARVKEAVLEDLRATGKSGGLAAMELVAGVVLTHDEWTPHSGLVTATQKLNRRVIIETFKREIAAVLKDTP
- a CDS encoding Zn(2)-C6 fungal-type domain-containing protein, encoding MKKSIACGACRSSKRKCIHSGGPPCSRCRDRGDECIFPPKGTSFIFRRSRLERHGREHESASQLAVRGQARSEEWLAARSKTLAAVDAFEFLTDEVKNSYLRCSYKWSFHHIPNLLIGIREKTLDPLLVWAMLAITVRFSQAAPPGYSSQVEASNTFATHARSMVLSLVDQPTVHRAQVLLMLTGHSWGAGEGRRAWVYLGMAVRMAQVLGLFEEPTSVTTRDDFIAAEERRRTAWTCFLMDSLLSGGKGRDRMLSADKMRIQLPCESDSFNFGELVICERLDGSLPEGPRLGEQGNLGIVAYSMRVADIWGAVAKWACTPHDNNQPPWQPQSDFQYLLSRLNVWKDSLPKRLQYELFLLRAHSVSNQGQAYCYMHCIYFMSVIFLYRSYLPEVEMQKARVGDQEWDQWSAWSSKELVEVAEQVCEMLQEMRAFGLYFLRGLVPWIGFTIYTAVGTMLYFYHFPNPGDTPHQIERRREHIVEGLLFLKDMRQAWPMADTWREKIKAMQIFYTNIKAEGDQAVTPGERREMRNAIIDYGALQPDPVRQPDAESNDEQSATDGENDAAPTAVDFAPDQLNFIAPADIDLFDTNFEFGSNMHATFADTTQGFWESFPGSMDIQGDMGGE
- a CDS encoding Glycoside hydrolase family 43, with protein sequence MPLVRNPILPGFNPDPSILRVGSDYYVATSTFEWFPGVQIHHSKDLANWTLAVRPLTRKSQLDMRGDPDSCGVWAPCLTHDGEKFWLVYTDVKRKDGSFKDTHNYIISAPAIEGPWSDPIYANSSGFDPSLFHDEDGRKWFSNMTWDHRARPLLFAGIMLQEFDPKAGKLVGPRKNVYQGTDLKFVEGPHMYKRNGWYYMLTAEGGTGYNHAVTLARSRNIWGPYEDHPQKHILTSKDTPNVALQRAGHGDIVDTPDGKTYIVHLTGRPIGQKRRCVLGRETGIQEAYWGDDDWLYVKNGPVPSLFVDLPAARDDTAYWAEQRYTFENGLHQDFQWLRTPEPERIFSVNDGKLTLIGRESIGSWFEQSLVARRQTHFSCDAETVIDFSPEDERQFAGLTAYYSRYNFFYLTVTAHSDGQRELSIMSSEDSSPLGKLEPQKAEPVKLPNEGKVKLGLSIRMSKLQFYYALEGDELKDYGPVLDASILSDECGGHVGDGSFTGSFLGVACSDLNGLGIEAKFDYFVYRPVHHELDRYEI